The following is a genomic window from Variovorax paradoxus.
CCTAGGCACTCCGGAAGAAGATCAACCCATCGCGAATCCCGCGAACCGTTCAACTTCCAGGAAATCGACATGACCACGCAAGCTTCTTTCTCTTCCGCCGCCATCCACGTCATCGGTCAGTACAACGACGCCGGCAAGACCCTGGTGGGTGCCTACCGCGCCGGCGTGCATCGCCTGCTCGGCGGCGCTGCTTCGCGCTACAGCGAATTCCTGGGCAGCCGCCAGATTCCGCTGGTGAGCGAGCAGGTCAAGGCCAACCTGATCGGCGCGCAAGAAAAGATCAACGGCTTCCTGGCCAACCGCCTGGACATCGATACCGGCCGCATCGTCTCGGTGATGGACCGCGTCGCTGCTGGCACCACGAGCGGCATCGAAGCCGTGGCCGGCCGCGTGGCAGGCGTCGAGTCGCCCGTGGTCACCTCGGTGGTCAAGACCTTCAACGCGCTGAACCAGCCGATCGCCAATGTGTCGGTGCAAATCGCCGACAAGGTTGCGGCCGGTGCCAAGCAGATCGAAGTGCGCGTGAGCGGCACCGAAGAAGCCAAGCCCGTGCGTACCGTGAAGGCCAAGGCGGCAGCCGCCAAGAAGCCGGTTCGCCGCACCGCCGCCCGCAAGGCGGCCTGACCCGATCCTGGAGCAAACAACGCATGGCGACCCGACCCCGTTCGACCGATTCGGCTGAGGATCTGAAGAAGAGGAGGGCGGCGCCTGCGAAGAAAGCCCCCGCGGCCAAAAAGGCGCCCGCAGCGAGGAAAACGGCTGCGGCAGCCAAGAAAAAATCTGCTGCTGTCACACCCAAGGCGCTGCCGGCCCAAAAGGCCGGCGGCGCCGAGGGCCTGCTTCGCGCGGGCCTGAAGGCGCTCGGCAATGTGCGCGACGACGTCGCCATGCGCCAGGCCAACGTGATCGAAGGCTTGCTCGGCATCGGCCAAGGCAAGTTCGACGCAACGGCCGGTGCCGCCAAGGCGCCGCTCACGCGCGGCTTTCCGAGCCTCGACAGTTTCGGCCTTCGCAAGTTCGAAGACGTGTTCGACCAGCGCGTGGCCACCGCCCTGGAGCGGCTCGGCATGCCCAGCGCGCAAGAGGTGCAGGCGTTGCGTGCAGAAGTGGCCAGGCTGCGCGAACGCCTTGCCGAGCTCGAACCCAAGAACCCCAGCCCGCGCGGCAGCGGCAAGCGCTGAGCCCCGGCCCAGCGAATACCGACGCACGCACCAGCCGGTTGTGGCCAGTTCCAACACCACGCGCGATCGCATCCTGCAGGCCAGCCTTGCGCTGTTCAATGCGGAAGGCCTTGCGGCGGTGTCCACCCACAAGATTGCGGCCGAGCTCGGCATGAGCCCGGGCAACCTGCACTACCACTTCAAGGCCAAGCAGCTGATCGTCGAGTGGCTGTTCAGGCGCTTCGAGCAGCGGCTCGAAGTGCTCAACGGCTCTTCGGATTCGATTGCCGCCATCGACGACCTCTGGCTTGCGCTGCATTTGCGCTTCGAGGCCATCGATGAGTACCGCTTCATCTACCGCGACATGGCTTTCCTGGCCGGCGAATACCCCGCGCTAGGCCAACGTGCGCAGGCGCTCACCGCGCAGAACCTGCTCGCGGCCCAGGCGCTGTGCGAAGGCCTGGTGGCCTCGGGCGTCATCCAGACCAGTGCGGAGCAGGCGCGCATATTGGCGTTGCAGATGGTTTTCACCACCACCTGCTGGCTCTCGTTCGAGCGCCTGGTGCCGGGGCGCGATGCGCTCGCGCAGGCCGACCCGGGACTGGCGGCTTTTTATACGCTCACCCTGATTTCCCCGTATGTTTCCAGCGAATCGAGGGCTTACCTTGATTACCTGCGGGGCAAATACCTCGGATAAACATCGCAGTTGTCCGACGAGGCGGTGAAACTTTGGTTCGCCATGCTCGTCCCACACAACAGCGAAACAGAAAGCATAGGAATTCCGCCCTCATGACCACCGCCACCCGAGACCACATTGCGCCACCATCGGGCCTGCTGATGCTGGCCGAAGCACGCGCACTCTGGGAAACAGGTGCCGGCGTGGCGATGTGGCCGCTGCTGCAGCTCACGCCGCGCGGCGACGGGCACCCGGTGATCGTGTTGCCGGGGCTCGTGGCGGGCGACGGCTCCACGCTGCTGCTGCGCCGCTACCTGCGCAGCCGCGGCTACGACGCACACGGCTGGGGCCTGGGCCGCAACTTCGGTCCGCGCGAAGGCGTGGAAGACGGCATGCTGGCGCTGCTCAAGTCGCTGAATGAAAAGAGCGGCCAGAAGGTCAGCGTGATCGGCTGGAGCCTTGGCGGCATCTATGCGCGGCTTCTCGCATCCGCACAGCCAGATCTGGTCCGCAACGTCATCACCCTGGGCAGCCCGTTTTCCGGCAGCCCGCGCGCCACCAACGCCTGGCGGGTGTACGAAGGCGTAAGCGGCCAGAGCTCACACGACCCGCGCCGCATGAAGTTCGTGCAGCCGACGCCGCCGGTGCCCACGACCTCGATCTTCAGCCGCACCGACGGTGTCGTCGCTTGGCGCTGCAGCCTCGAGAAACCCGGACCCAAGGCGGAGAACATCGAGGTGGTGGCAAGCCACCTGGGGCTGGGCGGCCACCCCGCCGTGCTCTATGCGGTGGCCGACCGCCTGGCGCAGCCAGAGGGCAAGTGGAAGCCCTTCAACCGCGGCCTGCTCGGGCCGCTGGTCTATCCCGATCCAGACCGCGAGGTCTGAGCTGAGCCGCACGGGCTAGGCCCCCGCCCAGACGTCCAGCACGTAGCGCTGGTCGGCAATCATCTTGTCCATCCAGGCATTGCTGTCGTGCCCGTGTTCGCGGGCCAGGTCGCTCAAGGTGCGCCGCACGTCGGGCTCCATGCGCGAGCCGTCGCCGCACACGTAGATCACCGCGCCTGCTTCGAGCAGCTTCCACACGGCCGCGCCCTGCTCGCGGATGAGGTCTTGCACATACACCTTGCGTTCACCCGAGCGCGAGAAGGCCGTGTGCAGCTTCATCAGCCCGCGGTGCGACCAGGCCTTGAGTTCTTCCGCGTAGATGAAATCCTGCTCCGGGTGCCGGCAGCCGAAGAACAGCATTGCATCGCCCAGCGCTTCGCCCCGCTCGACCCGCGCCGCGCGCTCTTGCAGAAAGCCGCGGAACGGCGCAAGGCCGGTACCTGGGCCGATCATGATGAGCGGGCGCTGCGCATCCTCGGGCAGGCGAAAGCCTTCGGCCGTGGTTTCGCGGATCACGCCGTGCACCGTGTCGCCCGCTTCCGCGCGCGCCAGGTAGTTGGAGCACACGCCCTCGAAGGTGCCGTTGCCCGAAAGCGCCGGTGCGCTCACCACGCCCACCGTGACACTGCATCGCCCCGGCGTCATCGAGGGCGACGAAGAAATCGAGTAGTAGCGCGGCGAGAGCGGCGACAGCATTTCAAGGAACACCGCGAACGGCACCTGGCAGGCGCGGTGCTCCTCGAGCAGGTCGAGCAGCGACTTGCGCTTGTGCAGCACCTCGGCCCTGTAGGTGGCCTGCGAGGCCTCGTCGCTGCCGGAGAGCGCCATGAGCCTGGGCTTGGTGAACGGGCACTCGGTGTAGGCGGCGAGCGTTGCAATCTGCTTGCGCGTGGCCACGTCCTGCAGCTCGACGTAGTCGCCCAGCAGGCGGTCTACGGCCACCACCTGGTCGACCGGCAGCGCCGCCTTGCGGCCGGCCGCGGCATGCAGCCGCACATGCGCGGAGCGGTCGAACCCGAAGCGCGCCATCGCGCGCTCCACCTGCGCGGGGCTGTTGCGCGGCACCACGCTCAGGTGATCGCCGGGCACGTAGTCGACGCCTTCGGGCAGCATCAGCTCGACATGGCGCGTGGATCGGCTGCTCCCCGCATCGCCGCCGGGGCTTTGCAGTTCGCGGTTTTCCGCCACGCGCAGCGGCACGGCGCCGAGCGCATCGACCAGTGCGTTCTTCTGCGGCGGCGGCAGTTCTTCCAACGTGTAGAGCGGCTCGGCCTCGGCGGGTGTGTCCGCCCCGGCCTGGATGCCGAAGGTCTTCACCAGCTCGGGCCAGAGCGCGTCGCTCCAGTCCTGGAACGCGCCATCCATGTCTTCGCGCGCATCGCCTTCGCCGCGCGGATGCACGCGCGTGGCGCCCAGCGCCCCGAGCCGCTCGTCGATGCGGCGCGGCACCGCCTGGTAGGTGGCGGCCCAATCGGTATTGCCGCAGCCGAACACGCTGAAGCGCACGCCGTTGAGCGAGTCGTCGGCCTTGTCGAGCCAGCGATGGAACTCGGCCGCGTTGTCGGGCGCCACGCCGTTGTAAGAAGCGCAGACGATCGCCACCGCGCCGTTCGCGGGCAGCCGCTCGGCATAGTCGTCGAGCGAAGCCACTTGCGTGGAGAAGCCGCGCAGCTCGCCGGCCTCGGCCAGCTGGCGCGCCAGGTCTTCGGCCGTGCCCAGGTTGGAGCCCTGCAGCACCAGCAGGGATGTGCCGTGGCGCGCGGCCTGCGGCTTGCGTGCCGCGGGCTTGACCGGCGCATCCGGCGCGGCGGCGGTGGTCTCGCCGTTGCCACGCGGGCGCGAGGCGGGGTCGCGCAGCAGCGCCTTGATCTTGAAGCCTTCGGGCTTGATCGTCAGCGCTTCCTTGATCTTGAGCTTGTAGCCCGTGTGATCGACCAGGTTGAAGCGCTGCAGGATCATGCCCAGCGTAAGCACCGCCTCTTGCAGCGCAAACTGCCGCCCGATGCAGGCGCGCTGCCCGTTGCCGAAGGGCTTGAAGGCGTTGACCGGCCGCTCGCGCTCGGCTTCGCGGCTGAAGTTGTCGGGGTTGAACTGGTCGGCGTTCTCGCCCCAGATGCCCTTGTCGCGATGCAGCGCGAGCGCATGCATGATGACCATGTTGTTCTTCTTGATCGTGTACTGGCCGCCAATCGTGGTGTCTTCCTTCGCGCGCATCGAGATTGCCGGCGCGGTCGGGTACAGGCGCAGCGACTCCTTCAGCACCTGCAGCACGTAGGTCAGCCGGTTCACCTGCGCATAGGTGGGCTTCTGCGAGGTGTCGCCGCCCAGCACGCTGTCGACCTCGGCCTGCGCCTTGGCCATGGCCTCGGGGTTGTTGAGCAGAAAGTAGATCGCAAACGAGAGCAGGCCGCTGGTGGTCTCATGCCCCGCGATAAGAAACTCGATGCACTCGTCGCGGATCATCTTGTCGGTGAGCTGCTCCCCGCTCTTCTTGTCCACGCCCGCGATCATGTAGCTCAAGAGATCGGGCTTGGTGGCAATATCGGCACCGCTCGCGCGCCGCTCCTCGATGATGTCTTCCACCATCTTGTGCATGTAGCGGATGTCCTTGCGCTGCTGCGCCAGCTCCTTCTTCAGCATGAGCTCCTCGAGCGGCAGGCCGCGGCGGTTCTGCACCGTTTCGAGCGTGCGCACCATCGCATCGACGAAGGGATGAAAACCTTCGCGATAGAACGAATTGAAGCGGTAGCCAAAGCCGCACAGGCCAATGGTGTCGAGCGTGAGCGCCGTCATGTCGCGCACCACGTCCACCTCTTCGTCAAAATTCAGGCGCTCCCATTTGGTGACCAGCTGGCTCGCGATGTCCAGCATCATCGGGTGGTAGGCCTGCATTGCGCGCTGGCTGAAGTTGGCCAACAGGATGTTGTGCGGCTTGGACCAGGTTTCTTCGTGCGTATCGGAGGTAAACAGCCCGTGTGAAGCGGCCCGCAACCGGCGCAGCGCGCCCCGCGTGCTCTTGTCGAAGCGCGCTTCTTCGCACAGCTCGTCGACCAGCGCGGGCGACGACACCACGATCACCGGCATGCCCGGCATGTCGAGCCAGTAGATTCCGCCAAGCTCCTGCGCAATGCGCCACATGTCCAGCACGGGCGAATCAGATCCGATCGACAGCAGGTTGCCTACGAAAGGCTTCTTTGCCGGATGCGGTATCGGATGGAGCGAGTTCTTGCCTGCCATGGGTTTGCGCCTTTGGAGTGCACCCGCTTCGGGATGTCCGGGGTGTGACTCCACGGAGTATCTCGACGGCATGGGGACAAGGCAGACGGGGTTTCCCTTAGGCTTGGTCGGTGCTTGGGGCGCCGCTTGTTCAGGGCGGCGCACCCGCCGACGGGGTACCTTTCTCCGCGAATGTCCCCCGCCCTTCGGGCTCCTCCTTTATTTCGCTGCGCAAGGCACCCCGCCAGCGGGTGCGTTGGGCGGAGCCGTGGTTGATCAGCGGAACACCAGCAGCGTGCCCCGGTGCACAGGGCATCGGGTGCTCCCCGCAGCGAAATAAAGGAGGAGGGGCGCAGCCCCGGGGGACATGGAGGGGCGCAGCCCCGGGGGACATTCGCGGAGGGGAGTACCCGGTGGCCTTTGCACCCGCCCTGAAAAAGCTCAACGAACCGTCAGGGCCGAACCATCTTGCACTCAGTCCCCTGAGCCAGTTCGTTCCCCGTATACACAGCATCCGTCCGGAACCCGTAGTTGGTTCCTTCCCAGCCCACCTTCACGCTCTTGCCATCCACAGGCGCAATGGTGTTCACCACTTGCGGCAGCAGCAATTGATGGTCCTCGCCGCGCATGCGCACAGGCCCCACCACAGAATCGAAGCTCAGGTCCTCGAGCGCACGCGCCACCTTCACCGTGTCCGTGCTGCCGGCCTTGTTGATGGCCGCAGCCAGGAGGCGCGGCGTGAAGTCGATGCGCGGCGCGAGAAAGTCCTTGCCCGTCTTCGCCTTGTAGGCCTTCGCGAGTGCATCGGCGCGCGGCGTATCGGCTTGGCCCGGATGCCATTCGGCCACCCACGTCAGCTGCCCCAGCTTGGCTTGCGACACCGCCAACACCGTTCCCGGCACCGAGCCCGCGCTGTGGTTGAAATAGCGCAGGTCGTAGCCCGCGTCTCCCGCGGCCTTGAGCAGCAACGTCATATCTTGCCCCCAGTTGCCGGTAATCACCGAATCGGCACCGCTCTGCTTGATGTTCGCGACATACGGCGAGAAGTCTTTCACCCGGCCGATCGGATGCAGCGTTTCGCCGACAAACTGCACATCGGGCCGTGCAAGCCCTACCAGCTGCCGCCCGTAGCTTGCCCATTGCTTGCCGTGCGCATATTCCTGGTTCAGCAGGTACACCTTCCTCACGTCGGGCGTTTTCTTGATGTAGTTGGCCAGCGCCTTCATCTTCATCGCCGTGTTCGCCTCCGTCTGAAAGTGCCAGAAGCTGCACGTCTTGCCCGTCATCTCGGGGTCGATCGACGAATGGTTCAGCACGATCAGCTCCTTGCCCGGATTGCGCTGGTTCCACCGCGTCACCGACTGGACGAGCGCCGCCACCACCGACGAGCCCGACCCGCCAGTGACGATGGCCCTGGCACCCTGGTCGATGGCTGCCTGCAATGCGCTCTGGCTTTCTTGTGCCGAGAGCTTGCTGTCGAATTGAAGCAACTGCAGCTTGGTACCGCCGAGCACGCCGCCCTTGGCGTTGATTTCTTCGATGGCGTATTGCGTGTGCGTGAGCATGAGCTCGCCCACGTTTGCGAACGGCCCCGAGAGCGGATCGATGTACGCGATCTTGTAGGTTTGCTGCTGGGCCTGTGCCGTACCCGCAAGGGCCAGCAGCACCGCGAGGGCGATGGGGGCGTGCCTGGATTTCATGTCAGTGTGTCTCCGATGTTGTTTGAAAAGAAACTTCCGCGGAGGGCGCCGTGCGCGCCTTTCGCATCAATGCGGTTCGTTGGCGCGAAGGCCGATCACGCGGCTTGCAAGCTTCGTGAGTTCGGCGACCACTTCGTCGGCCGAAAGGCGGCCGTCGGACCGGTACCAGCTGTAGAGGAAACCCGGCAGGCTGCAGGCGGCCAGCGCGGTGATCTTGGTTTCGGTGAAGTCCAGGTCGCCATCGCGTCTCGCTTCTTCGAGCAGCGGGCACAGCAGGTCGTAGAAGTGGTGCGCGAGCTTCTTTTGCGCGGCGATGTATTCGGGCCGGTACACCTGCGGCTCGCGGTACGCAAAAAAAGCGCAGGGGTGGTGCGAAACGGTCGCGCGAATCAGCCGCTCGATGCCTTCGATCACTTTTTCGCTCGCTCGGCGCGGATCGTCCGCGGCAAAGTCGAGCGCGGTGAAGCAGTCGACCGCGGGGCGCCAGGAAAGCGTCTCGAAGATCTCCTGCTTGTCGCGGAAGTAGTAGTACACGAATGGCTTGGTCACACCCAGTGCGCGAACGATCTGCGCCATGGTGGTGTTGGCATAGCCCTGTGCCGCAAAGAGCTGCGCGGCCGCCTGCAAGATGCGCTCGCGCTGCAGGTCGGTGCCCTGCGTGGCGGCGCGTTGGCGGCCCGTGCCCTGGGGCAGATGCGGCTGTGCCGTGGTGGATGCCGAAGCATCGGCATCGCCAGAGGGTTTGTGCCGTGTCGCCGAAGTTATACCCATGGGTAGGATTGTTGGTGCACCATGCACTCATTGGCAAGCGCCGGCCCCGCGCAGGCGGCTATCGATAACCCTGAGAAAGTGACGCCATGGAGACAACCGCAACGGCTCGCGGGTTGAGCGAGCTTCCACCCCGTCCGCAGCAACCGCTGCACGAGTACCTGCGCGCCCATGCGCGCGAGCGCGGCGACAGCGCGGCATGCATCTGGTACGGCCATGCCATGACATGGGCGCAGCTCGATCTTGCGAGCGATGCCTTTGCGGCCCGACTGCAAACCATCGGCGTGAAGAAGGGAGAGCCGGTGGTGCTCTTTCTCAACAACTGCCCGCAGTACCTGGTGGCGCACTTCGGCATCCAGAAGATCGGTGCCATCGTCTGCCCCAGCGGACCGCTCAACAAGGAGCACGAGCTGGCCTATCAGGTCAACGACCTCAAGGCGCGCGCGATCGTCGTGGCCGCGCCGCTCTTGCCGGTGGTGCGCAAGGTGCAGCCCGAGAGTGCACTCGAGCACGTGTTCGTGGTGCACTACGCCGACCTGCTGCCCGCCGAGCCCGCGCTCGACCTGCCTGCCGAACTGCTGGCAGAACGCAATTCGGTTCGCAGCGTGCCCGAAGGGTGCGAAGACTTTCTCTCCGTGATGCAAAGCGGTGCCGCACCGCAGCCCGTGAGCATCGGCCTGGACGACGTGGCGCTCATGACCTACACCTCGGGCACCACCGGCTTGCCGAAGGGCGCAATGCTCACCTACGGCAACGCGCTCTTCAAGACGCGCGCCGCGGCCGATTGCAATGGCGTGACTGGCGACGACGTGCTGCTTTCCATTGCACCGCTCTATCACATCGCCGGCATGCTGATGGGCGTGAACGTGCCGGTGCTCAGCGGCGCTGCATCGGTGCTGCTGCATCGCTTCGACCCGCGCGCTGCATTGCAAGCCATTGCACAGCACAAGGTGAGCTGGTGGTACAGCATCGCACCGATGAACGTGGCCTGCATGCAGGTGCCCGACATCGCGAGCTTCGATCTCTCGAGCCTGAAGCGAAATCCGGTTACCAGCTTCGGCATTACCTTTACCGAGCCGCTGGCCGCGCAATGGCGCTCGCATGCGCCCCATTGCGTATCGTTCGAGGCCGCCTACGGCCTGAGCGAAACCCACACCTGCGACACCTACACGCCGCACCATGCGCCCCGCTGGGGCACGCAGGGCATTGCGGTGCCGGGCGTGACCATTCGCATCGTCGACCCCGACACGCAAGCCGACGTCCCCACAGGCGAGGTCGGCGAGATCGTGCTGACCAGCCCCGGCTGCTTCAAGGGCTACTGGAACAAGCCCGAGGCCACCGCGGCCACGCTGCGCGGCAAATGGGTGCACACCGGCGACATGGGCAAGCTCGACGCGGACGGGTATCTCACCTTCATCGGCCGCTTCAAGGAAATGATCAAGGTCTCGGGCTACAGCGTGTTCCCTGAAGAGGTCGAGACCATTCTCATCAAGCATCCCGCCGTGGCGCAGGCCGCGGTCATTGCGCAGCCCGACCCGGAGAAGGGCGAAGTGGTGAAGGCATTCATCGTGCGCAAGCCCGGTGCCGCGCTCGAAGCCGACGCGCTCATTGCCTGGTCGCGCGACAACATGGCGAGCTACAAGGCGCCGCGCGCCGTGAGCTTCATCGACGCGTTGCCGACCACGGGCGCGGGCAAGGTGCTTCGGCGCCTGCTGAAAGACAAAGCCTGAAAGGTTCTCTCTTGTTCACCAAGATCCTGATTGCCAACCGCGGCGAGATTGCCGTGCGCCTGGTGCGCGCACTGCGTGACCTGGGCATTGCCAGCGTGGCGGTGCATGCGCGCGACGATGCATCGGCGCTGCACGTGCAGTTGGCCGATGCGGCCGTCGCGCTCGACGCAACCGGCCCGTCTGCGTACCTCGACATCGGTGGGCTGGTCGCCGTCGCGCGCGCGCAGGGCTGCGATGCGGTGCACCCCGGCTACGGCTTCTTGAGCGAGCGTGCCGACTTCGCTCAGGCTTGCGCGGCCGCGGGCCTGACGTTTATTGGGCCGACGCCCGAACAGCTTGCGCTGTTCGGCGACAAGGCCCGCGCACGCGCGCTCGCCGCGCAATGCGACGTGCCCGTGATGCCAGGGAGCACCGGCACGGTAACGCTCGCACAGGCGCAGGCTTTCTTTGCCGAGCAGCAGGCGCAAGGCGCGGGCGTGATGATCAAGGCCATCGGTGGCGGCGGCGGGCGCGGCATGCGCGCCGTGCTCCATGCCGGAGAATTGCCTGAAGCGCATGCACGCTGCACATCCGAGGCCAAGGCCGCATTCGGCGTGGAGGGCGTGTACGTGGAGCGCCTGATGCGCAATGCGCGCCACATCGAGGTGCAGGTGCTGGGCGACGGCCATGCGGTGGCAAGCCTCGGCGAGCGGGAGTGCACCTTGCAGCGGCGCTTCCAGAAGCTGGTGGAAATTGCACCCAGCCCTTCGCTTCCGGATTCGCTTCGGGCGCAGATCACGCATGCGGCGCTTCGCATGGCCAAGGCCGTCGGCTATCGCAGCCTGGGCACTTTCGAATTTCTGGTCGATACCGAATCGGCCACGCTGCCCTTCGTTTTCATCGAGGCCAACCCACGCCTGCAGGTCGAGCACACGGTGACCGAGGCCGTGAGCGGGCTCGACCTGGTGCAGCTGCAGATTGCGGTGGCCGCGGGCCAGCCGCTGAACGCGCTGGGCATCGATGCGGACCGCACTGCGCCGCAGCGCGGCTTTGCAGTGCAATGGCGCATCAACGCGGAAACGCTCGATGCGCACGGCAATGCGCGGCCATCCGGCGGCACGCTTGCGCGCTTCGATCTGCCGGCGGGGCCGGGCGTGCGCATCGACACGCATGGCTACGCAGGCCTTGCGCCTTCGCCGCACTACGACACGCTGCTTGCCAAGCTGATCGTGCACTCGCCGTCGCCGCACTTCGCCGACGCATTGCGCCGCTCGCTTCGCGCGCTGGACGAATGCCATATCGACGGCATCGCGACCAATCTCTCATTGCTGCGCGCCATTGCGGCGCGGCCCGAGTTCGCGAGCCAGGCAGTGCACACGCGCTTCGTCGAAGCGCATCTTGGCGACCTGCTCGCATCGGCAGTCGCGTTCGAGAAGAAGAGCCCCAGAAAAACCGCACCAACTTCCGAAGTCGGGAACGCGGCACCTGCAAGTTCTTCGGATGACGAAGACGGCCTCACGGTCAAGGCGCCCATGCCCGCGAAGCTGGTGCAGTTCGAGGTGGCGTTGGGCGATGTGCTTCCCGCCGGTGCGCAGCTTGGTGTGCTCGAAGCGATGAAGATGGAGCACCTGCTGCATGCGCCCGCCGCCGGCAGGGTGATCGCGTTGCTGGCCGAACCGGGTGACTACCTGGTCGAGGGACAGTCGCTGGTGCGGCTGGAGCCCGTCGATGCGCAGGCGGTCGAACCCGAGGCACACGGCGGGCACGACCTCGATGCGATCCGCCCCGATCTGCAGAAGGTGATCGACCGGCATGCCTACACACTCGACGCCAACCGCGAGGCCGCCGTGGCCAAGCGGCACGCGCAAGGCGGGCGCACCGCGCGCGAGAACATTGCCGACCTGTGCGACACCGCGTCCGATCCGGGCAACTTCATCGAATACGGCGCGCTTGCCATTGCCGCGCAAACGCGGCGGCGCACGCTCGAAGACCTGATTGCCAACACGCCGGCAGACGGCATGGTGACGGGCCTTGGCAGCATCAACGCAAAGCTGTTCGGCCCCGAGAAGTCGCGTTGCGCCGTGCTGGCCTACGACTACACGGTGCTGGCCGGCACGCAAGGCATGCGCAACCACCACAAGACCGACCGGCTGCTGGCAGTGGCGCACCAGCTGAAGCTGCCGGTGGTGCTGTTTGCCGAAGGCGGCGGCGGACGGCCCGGCGATACAGACATGCCCATTGTTGCGGGCCTCAACAACCACACCTTCAGCCAGTTTGCGGCGCTCTCGGGCAAGGTGCCGGTGGTGGGCATCGTGCACGGCCGCTGCTTCGCGGGCAATGCGGCGCTTTTGGGTTGCGCGGACGTGATCATTGCCACCAAGGCAAGCAACATCGGCATGAGCGGCCCCGCGATGATCGAGGGCGGCGGGCTCGGCAGCTTTGCGCCGGAACAGATCGGCCCGAGCAGCGTGCAGTCGCGCAACGGCGTGATCGACATCCTCGTGGAAGACGAAGCGGCTGCGGTGGCTGCGGCCAGGCAATACCTCTCGTACTTCCAGGGCCCGGTGGCAGAGTGGCATTGCGCCGACCCGCGCGCGCTGCGCCACGTGGTGCCCGAGAACCGGCTGCGCGTGTACGACGTGCGCTCGGCAATGCGCGGCGTGGCCGACACGGGCTCGCTGCTGGAGCTGCGCGCCGGCTTTGGCGCGGGCATTGTCACTGCGCTGGCGCGCATCGAGGGCAAGCCGGTGGGGCTGATGGCCAACAACCCGCACCACCTCGGCGGCGCCATCGATGTGGAGGCGGCCGACAAGTCCGCGCGCTTCATGCAGCTGTGCAACGCGCACGGGCTGCCGATCGTCTCGCTGTGCGACACGCCCGGCTTCATGGTTGGGCCGGAGATCGAGGCGCAGGCGCAGGTGCGGCACGTGTGCCGCATGTTCATGGTGGCCTCGCACCTGCGCGTGCCTTTCTTTGCCGTCGTGCTGCGCAAGGGCTATGGCCTGGGTGCGCAGGCCATGACGGCCGGC
Proteins encoded in this region:
- a CDS encoding phasin family protein, with product MATRPRSTDSAEDLKKRRAAPAKKAPAAKKAPAARKTAAAAKKKSAAVTPKALPAQKAGGAEGLLRAGLKALGNVRDDVAMRQANVIEGLLGIGQGKFDATAGAAKAPLTRGFPSLDSFGLRKFEDVFDQRVATALERLGMPSAQEVQALRAEVARLRERLAELEPKNPSPRGSGKR
- a CDS encoding TetR/AcrR family transcriptional regulator, yielding MASSNTTRDRILQASLALFNAEGLAAVSTHKIAAELGMSPGNLHYHFKAKQLIVEWLFRRFEQRLEVLNGSSDSIAAIDDLWLALHLRFEAIDEYRFIYRDMAFLAGEYPALGQRAQALTAQNLLAAQALCEGLVASGVIQTSAEQARILALQMVFTTTCWLSFERLVPGRDALAQADPGLAAFYTLTLISPYVSSESRAYLDYLRGKYLG
- a CDS encoding esterase/lipase family protein; its protein translation is MTTATRDHIAPPSGLLMLAEARALWETGAGVAMWPLLQLTPRGDGHPVIVLPGLVAGDGSTLLLRRYLRSRGYDAHGWGLGRNFGPREGVEDGMLALLKSLNEKSGQKVSVIGWSLGGIYARLLASAQPDLVRNVITLGSPFSGSPRATNAWRVYEGVSGQSSHDPRRMKFVQPTPPVPTTSIFSRTDGVVAWRCSLEKPGPKAENIEVVASHLGLGGHPAVLYAVADRLAQPEGKWKPFNRGLLGPLVYPDPDREV
- a CDS encoding bifunctional cytochrome P450/NADPH--P450 reductase — translated: MAGKNSLHPIPHPAKKPFVGNLLSIGSDSPVLDMWRIAQELGGIYWLDMPGMPVIVVSSPALVDELCEEARFDKSTRGALRRLRAASHGLFTSDTHEETWSKPHNILLANFSQRAMQAYHPMMLDIASQLVTKWERLNFDEEVDVVRDMTALTLDTIGLCGFGYRFNSFYREGFHPFVDAMVRTLETVQNRRGLPLEELMLKKELAQQRKDIRYMHKMVEDIIEERRASGADIATKPDLLSYMIAGVDKKSGEQLTDKMIRDECIEFLIAGHETTSGLLSFAIYFLLNNPEAMAKAQAEVDSVLGGDTSQKPTYAQVNRLTYVLQVLKESLRLYPTAPAISMRAKEDTTIGGQYTIKKNNMVIMHALALHRDKGIWGENADQFNPDNFSREAERERPVNAFKPFGNGQRACIGRQFALQEAVLTLGMILQRFNLVDHTGYKLKIKEALTIKPEGFKIKALLRDPASRPRGNGETTAAAPDAPVKPAARKPQAARHGTSLLVLQGSNLGTAEDLARQLAEAGELRGFSTQVASLDDYAERLPANGAVAIVCASYNGVAPDNAAEFHRWLDKADDSLNGVRFSVFGCGNTDWAATYQAVPRRIDERLGALGATRVHPRGEGDAREDMDGAFQDWSDALWPELVKTFGIQAGADTPAEAEPLYTLEELPPPQKNALVDALGAVPLRVAENRELQSPGGDAGSSRSTRHVELMLPEGVDYVPGDHLSVVPRNSPAQVERAMARFGFDRSAHVRLHAAAGRKAALPVDQVVAVDRLLGDYVELQDVATRKQIATLAAYTECPFTKPRLMALSGSDEASQATYRAEVLHKRKSLLDLLEEHRACQVPFAVFLEMLSPLSPRYYSISSSPSMTPGRCSVTVGVVSAPALSGNGTFEGVCSNYLARAEAGDTVHGVIRETTAEGFRLPEDAQRPLIMIGPGTGLAPFRGFLQERAARVERGEALGDAMLFFGCRHPEQDFIYAEELKAWSHRGLMKLHTAFSRSGERKVYVQDLIREQGAAVWKLLEAGAVIYVCGDGSRMEPDVRRTLSDLAREHGHDSNAWMDKMIADQRYVLDVWAGA
- a CDS encoding branched-chain amino acid ABC transporter substrate-binding protein gives rise to the protein MKSRHAPIALAVLLALAGTAQAQQQTYKIAYIDPLSGPFANVGELMLTHTQYAIEEINAKGGVLGGTKLQLLQFDSKLSAQESQSALQAAIDQGARAIVTGGSGSSVVAALVQSVTRWNQRNPGKELIVLNHSSIDPEMTGKTCSFWHFQTEANTAMKMKALANYIKKTPDVRKVYLLNQEYAHGKQWASYGRQLVGLARPDVQFVGETLHPIGRVKDFSPYVANIKQSGADSVITGNWGQDMTLLLKAAGDAGYDLRYFNHSAGSVPGTVLAVSQAKLGQLTWVAEWHPGQADTPRADALAKAYKAKTGKDFLAPRIDFTPRLLAAAINKAGSTDTVKVARALEDLSFDSVVGPVRMRGEDHQLLLPQVVNTIAPVDGKSVKVGWEGTNYGFRTDAVYTGNELAQGTECKMVRP
- a CDS encoding TetR/AcrR family transcriptional regulator, which encodes MGITSATRHKPSGDADASASTTAQPHLPQGTGRQRAATQGTDLQRERILQAAAQLFAAQGYANTTMAQIVRALGVTKPFVYYYFRDKQEIFETLSWRPAVDCFTALDFAADDPRRASEKVIEGIERLIRATVSHHPCAFFAYREPQVYRPEYIAAQKKLAHHFYDLLCPLLEEARRDGDLDFTETKITALAACSLPGFLYSWYRSDGRLSADEVVAELTKLASRVIGLRANEPH